The following proteins come from a genomic window of Miscanthus floridulus cultivar M001 chromosome 2, ASM1932011v1, whole genome shotgun sequence:
- the LOC136538082 gene encoding BTB/POZ domain-containing protein At5g66560-like, with protein sequence MSSSVRHGSSRGQAWFCTTGLPSDVVFEVHDMTFHLHKFPLMSKSRKIHRMLSEQEEQRPAWERRRRRQVKSGSDGGEDGAAETEIEEAEEEEEEAEHGQQQVRTGEGDGQPYSIAFSDFPGGPGTFEAAAKFCYGVRVELTAWNVAPLRCAAEYLEMTEDHAEDNLAARAEAYLDQTVLRHPGDATKALKSCEELLPVAEELGIVSRCVEAIAARSSAASRSWFDDLAVLGLRMYKRVMAAMAARDDVRAEARESCLVSYARGTIPGLSRSMRRRLASTPVSSEVEQKELLEVVVASLPTHKCSGRVVTAKFLFALLRTALILRASDAARTALERKAATLLQQATLEDVLILSYSGTAETLYDVDCVQRIIRYFLAEEEPGGEASSSAAIEEEEAVAAEVARPSAVVMVQVAKLVDSYLAEVASDANLKPAKFCELALLLPDHARIYDDSVYHAVDIYLKAHPRLTAEERDRVVGVVDCRKLTVEACTHAEQNERLPLRAVLQVLFFEQLQLRRAITSTLLAPSAGGAPRAGPSEAAAWRGATALAQESQVLRLDMDSVASRVQELERECSSMRRAIKKIDGRGGSPSPGRRSADGGGDGSRHAAGGWRARHGCKFSTQVCDSHARNVVASRASRMGMSP encoded by the exons ATGTCGTCGTCGGTCCGGCACGGCTCGTCGAGGGGCCAGGCATG GTTCTGCACCACGGGGCTGCCCAGCGACGTCGTCTTCGAGGTGCACGACATGACCTTCCACCTCCACAAG TTCCCGCTCATGTCCAAGAGCCGCAAGATCCACCGCATGCTCAGCGAGcaggaggagcagcgtccggcctgggaacggcggcggcggcgacaggtGAAGAGTGGTAGTGACGGAGGCGAGGACGGTGCTGCGGAGACAGAGATCgaggaagcagaggaggaggaagaggaagccgAGCACGGGCAGCAGCAGGTTAGGACGGGAGAGGGCGACGGGCAGCCGTACAGCATTGCGTTCTCGGACTTCCCGGGCGGGCCGGGCACGTTCGAGGCGGCCGCCAAGTTTTGCTACGGCGTCCGCGTCGAGCTCACCGCCTGGAACGTCGCGCCGCTGCGGTGTGCGGCCGAGTATCTGGAGATGACGGAGGACCACGCCGAGGACAACCTCGCAGCGCGCGCGGAGGCCTATCTAGACCAGACTGTGTTGCGACACCCCGGCGACGCCACCAAGGCGCTCAAGTCCTGCGAGGAGCTGCTGCCAGTCGCCGAGGAGCTCGGCATTGTGTCCCGCTGCGTGGAGGCCATCGCCGCGCGCTCGTCGGCCGCGTCGCGGTCCTGGTTCGACGACCTGGCTGTGCTCGGCCTTCGCATGTACAAGCGGGTGATGGCAGCCATGGCCGCGCGCGACGACGTCAGGGCGGAGGCCAGGGAGAGCTGCCTGGTGTCCTACGCCAGGGGCACCATTCCGGGGTTGTCAAGGTCCATGCGGCGGCGCCTCGCGTCCACGCCGGTGTCGTCGGAGGTGGAGCAGAAGGAGCTTCTCGAGGTGGTGGTCGCCAGCCTCCCCACGCACAAGTGCTCGGGGCGCGTGGTCACAGCCAAGTTTCTGTTTGCGTTGCTGCGCACGGCGCTCATCTTGCGCGCGTCGGATGCGGCGCGCACGGCGCTGGAGCGGAAGGCCGCCACGCTGCTGCAGCAGGCCACGCTGGAGGACGTGCTCATATTGAGCTACTCGGGCACCGCGGAGACGCTTTACGACGTGGACTGCGTCCAGCGGATCATCAGGTATTTCCTCGCGGAGGAGGAGCCTGGCGGCGAGGCATCGTCTTCGGCGGCGATCGAGGAGGAGGAAGCGGTGGCCGCGGAGGTGGCGCGGCCGTCTGCCGTGGTCATGGTGCAGGTGGCCAAGCTAGTGGACAGTTACCTCGCCGAGGTTGCGTCAGACGCCAACCTGAAGCCCGCCAAGTTCTGCGAGCTCGCGCTTTTGTTGCCCGACCATGCCCGTATCTACGACGATAGCGTCTACCACGCCGTCGACATCTACCTCAAG GCGCACCCGCGGCTAACGGCGGAGGAGCGGGACAGGGTGGTGGGTGTGGTGGACTGCCGGAAGCTAACGGTGGAGGCGTGCACGCACGCGGAGCAGAACGAACGGCTCCCGCTGCGGGCGGTGCTGCAGGTGCTCTTCTTCGAGCAGCTGCAGCTTCGGCGCGCCATCACGAGCACGCTCCTCGCGCCCTCCGCCGGGGGCGCTCCGAGGGCAGGCCCCAGCGAGGCGGCGGCATGGCGAGGGGCGACGGCGCTGGCGCAGGAGAGCCAGGTGCTGCGGCTAGACATGGACAGCGTGGCGAGCCGGGTGCAGGAGCTGGAGCGCGAGTGCTCCAGCATGCGCAGGGCTATTAAGAAGATTGACGGGCGCGGCGGCAGCCCGTCGCCGGGCCGCCGCAGCGCGGACGGCGGAGGGGACGGTTCGAGGCACGCTGCGGGCGGGTGGAGGGCGCGGCACGGGTGCAAGTTCAGCACGCAGGTGTGCGACTCGCACGCGCGCAACGTGGTGGCGTCCAGGGCGTCCAGGATGGGGATGAGCCCGTAG